Proteins from a genomic interval of Halomonas alkaliantarctica:
- the ileS gene encoding isoleucine--tRNA ligase: protein MLTTADQTMDYKHTLNLPETDFPMRGMLPKQEPGRVSQWQDMNIYQRLREARAGAPLFVLHDGPPYANGSIHIGHAVNKILKDIIVKSKNLAGFDAPYVPGWDCHGLPIEHKVETTHGKHLAPEHARELCREYAGAQVETQLADFVRLGIIGDWDHPYRTMDFANEAGEIRALAEMVDAGYVFKGLKPVNWCFDCGSALAEAEVEYADKKSDAIDVAFPVEDADKLAAAFGLPELAKPAAVVIWTTTPWTIPANQALNVHPEFTYALVDTGERLLLLAEELVESCLERFGLQGKVIATTQGKNLDLINFRHPFYDRLSPVYLAEYVESEVGSTGIVHSAPSYGMDDFITCREHGMEFDDMLNPVQGNGVYVDDLPFFGGQMIWKANPQIVEKLREVGALMAHIPIKHSYMHCWRHKTPVIYRATAQWFVGMDIQGKDGKTLRERALEGIEATAFTPAWGQARLHSMIANRPDWCISRQRNWGVPIPFFLHKQTGDLHPRTVELMEEAAKRVEQEGIDAWFKLDPAELLGAEAADYDKVTDTLDVWFDSGTTHRHVLRGSHPHGHESGPRADLYLEGSDQHRGWFHSSLLTGSAIDGHPPYRQLLTHGFTVDSQGRKQSKSLGNVVAPQEVMDKLGGDILRLWVASTDYSGEMAVSDEILKRTSDVYRRIRNTARFLLSNLNGFDPEKNQVAFGDMLALDQWVVDRAHQLQARIEKAYEEYRFLDVYQQVHGFCARELGGFYLDVIKDRQYTTQTDSLARRSAQTALYHVVEALSRWVAPILSFTAEEIHENIPGKRGDSVLLETYYSELGSLEESAELGRAFWEQVLEVKHSVNKCLEDARNAKVIKGSLAAEVTLYVSDDLQTTLAKLGDELRFVMLTSEVTLKPLADVSETDASDVEATELEGLKVAVKASDNTKCERCWHHRPDVGTHADHPDLCGRCISNLPEGSGEIRYYA, encoded by the coding sequence ATGCTAACAACGGCTGACCAGACCATGGATTATAAGCACACGCTGAATTTGCCTGAAACTGATTTCCCCATGCGCGGCATGCTGCCTAAGCAGGAGCCAGGGCGAGTTTCTCAGTGGCAGGATATGAATATTTACCAGCGCCTGCGGGAAGCGCGTGCGGGCGCGCCGCTGTTTGTGCTGCACGATGGCCCTCCCTACGCTAACGGCAGTATTCATATTGGTCACGCCGTTAATAAAATCCTGAAAGATATTATCGTTAAATCGAAGAATTTAGCCGGTTTTGATGCGCCTTATGTGCCCGGCTGGGACTGCCACGGCTTGCCCATTGAGCACAAAGTAGAAACCACTCACGGTAAGCACCTGGCGCCGGAACACGCCCGTGAGCTTTGCCGTGAATACGCGGGTGCCCAGGTTGAAACACAGCTGGCCGACTTTGTGCGCTTGGGTATTATCGGTGATTGGGATCACCCGTACCGCACTATGGATTTCGCCAATGAAGCGGGCGAAATCCGCGCTTTGGCCGAGATGGTCGATGCGGGTTACGTGTTTAAAGGTTTGAAACCGGTCAACTGGTGCTTTGACTGTGGTTCAGCCCTGGCGGAAGCCGAAGTCGAGTACGCAGATAAAAAGTCTGACGCTATCGATGTCGCCTTCCCGGTAGAAGATGCCGACAAGCTCGCCGCCGCCTTTGGCTTACCCGAGCTGGCCAAGCCAGCGGCAGTGGTTATCTGGACGACCACGCCGTGGACCATTCCGGCTAACCAAGCGCTTAACGTTCACCCAGAGTTCACCTATGCACTGGTCGATACTGGCGAGCGTTTGCTGCTGCTGGCGGAAGAGTTGGTGGAGAGCTGCCTAGAGCGCTTTGGCCTGCAAGGTAAAGTGATTGCTACCACTCAAGGCAAGAATCTTGATCTGATCAATTTCCGTCACCCGTTCTATGATCGTCTCTCTCCTGTCTATCTGGCAGAGTACGTCGAGTCTGAAGTGGGCAGCACCGGTATCGTTCACTCCGCACCCTCTTACGGCATGGATGACTTTATCACCTGCCGCGAGCATGGCATGGAGTTTGACGACATGCTCAACCCGGTGCAGGGCAACGGCGTTTACGTTGACGACCTGCCGTTCTTCGGCGGCCAGATGATTTGGAAGGCTAACCCCCAGATCGTCGAAAAGCTGCGCGAAGTGGGTGCGCTGATGGCGCATATTCCGATCAAACATAGCTACATGCACTGCTGGCGCCATAAAACGCCGGTGATCTACCGTGCCACGGCGCAGTGGTTTGTGGGCATGGATATTCAAGGCAAAGACGGCAAAACGCTGCGTGAACGTGCCCTTGAAGGTATCGAAGCCACGGCGTTTACGCCTGCCTGGGGGCAGGCGCGTCTGCACAGCATGATCGCCAACCGCCCGGATTGGTGTATCTCCCGCCAGCGTAACTGGGGCGTACCGATCCCGTTTTTCTTACACAAGCAAACCGGCGACCTGCACCCGCGTACCGTTGAACTGATGGAAGAGGCTGCCAAGCGCGTTGAGCAGGAAGGCATCGACGCCTGGTTCAAACTCGACCCCGCGGAACTATTGGGTGCTGAAGCGGCGGATTATGACAAGGTCACCGATACACTCGATGTTTGGTTCGATTCCGGCACCACACATCGCCATGTACTGCGCGGCTCCCATCCGCACGGCCATGAAAGCGGCCCGCGGGCTGACTTGTACTTGGAAGGCTCTGACCAGCACCGTGGCTGGTTCCACTCGTCGCTGCTCACCGGTTCTGCCATTGATGGCCATCCGCCGTATCGTCAGTTGTTGACCCACGGTTTTACCGTCGACTCCCAGGGCCGCAAGCAGTCCAAGTCGCTAGGCAATGTGGTCGCGCCCCAGGAAGTGATGGACAAGCTGGGCGGCGATATCCTGCGCCTATGGGTCGCTTCCACCGACTACTCCGGTGAAATGGCGGTGTCAGACGAGATTTTGAAGCGCACTTCCGATGTGTATCGTCGGATCCGGAATACGGCTCGCTTCCTGCTTTCGAACCTTAACGGCTTCGATCCAGAGAAAAACCAAGTAGCGTTTGGCGATATGCTGGCACTGGATCAGTGGGTGGTGGATCGTGCTCACCAATTGCAGGCGCGGATCGAAAAAGCCTACGAAGAGTACCGTTTCCTGGATGTTTACCAACAGGTACATGGTTTCTGCGCCCGTGAGCTTGGCGGCTTCTATCTGGATGTGATTAAAGACCGCCAGTACACCACGCAAACCGACTCGCTGGCACGCCGCAGTGCACAAACCGCGCTGTATCACGTGGTGGAAGCCTTGAGCCGCTGGGTCGCGCCGATTCTCTCCTTCACTGCCGAAGAAATTCACGAGAACATCCCCGGCAAGCGCGGCGACAGTGTGCTGCTGGAGACTTACTACTCTGAACTTGGCAGCCTGGAAGAGAGCGCTGAGCTGGGTCGTGCTTTCTGGGAGCAAGTGCTGGAGGTTAAGCACTCAGTCAACAAGTGTCTGGAAGATGCCCGCAATGCCAAAGTCATTAAAGGCAGCCTGGCAGCTGAAGTCACGCTGTATGTCAGCGATGACCTGCAGACGACGCTGGCTAAACTGGGTGATGAACTGCGCTTTGTGATGCTGACAAGCGAAGTCACGCTGAAACCCCTGGCTGATGTG